A region of Ferruginibacter albus DNA encodes the following proteins:
- a CDS encoding DEAD/DEAH box helicase, translating into MKKHKNLETLNDIEAFLNKVLDDPKRANLQSRAVAWSSMRNNGKLNDDAPAALIHEIETDLAEHGFSLLRASLACKELGGNSEIFRIGFERAGNCFEALTSNSGNEFIEGDFYRIIAACCYHIASYSAIAYSILNHPDINNLTAIEKALRLLILRDIKNLKLFLETYLSESGVNDERLAEAFQSEETEQDVLISLVINDSGCRALAYFEFALQTGNNNLFERAKEILAGAIKLATSSNNISHYWVLRLISNLIDDLWLSSLHKNLPVNFPIAEENKYEELRELFLATLYNRNNAEVELWPSQLESAKRAQDLTDDLVVALPTSAGKTRIAEITSLMTLSVGRRILIVTPLRALSAQTERSFRATFGPLGFRVSSLYGPSGSGGDEDALRTNDIIISTPEKLDFALRSDPTIIDDVGLVVLDEGHLIGPQEREIRFEILVQKLLKRADSKDRRIVCLSAILPPGKPLEDLTSWIRKDKAGTPIFFKWRPTRQRFGTISFLSTHAKLNFSKDDSEGFVSRFIEKVPKEGNIKLRSGNIKDITLASAWKFAQEGKRVLVFVTQANWVEPFGQASLELVEKGFLPSLVPNLADIKRALQIGEEWLGANHPAVLALKIGVGIHHGKLPSPFLRELEILLAKGKILVTVASPTLSQGLNINAAILLVPYLTRAGEIISGEEFANVAGRAGRAFVDVEGLVLHVMKDQLQTRKNQWFKLVSAARHRNLQSGILQVVHNILIELSKKGILKQDDAFEYLANNIDAWKGQLPEQTEVSELSPTIEHDLEMLDAMVFGLIESLDADSSDLPTLLNTALTSSLWERQIANKNSKIIELHRNILKARANLIWRNTTPSSRKGHFAMGVGLEAGLKIDGLAEELVGNLDEADEAAFNGDLERLVQSIINIAQLILNIAPFKSDEGLVIGWEKLLRSWLSGASIEDIGPDNMKFIEDVFVYKLVWAIESLRVRRISIGWEPEYYSGMAASCVETGTFRYQVALLIRSGLPSRICAMAAVQGHDSTFSDNKELREWLKSDYVEMLTDTDLWPTQETSDIWKKFREDFLRKEQGKLIKNDYTLKSQSFPNVTAGLYRFEQNEEGICEIKTPDFHSMGKLHRKIQKGNLGIAHIKFFRRSNFHPIISRIGIGNITWEK; encoded by the coding sequence TTGAAAAAGCACAAAAACTTGGAAACCCTTAATGATATAGAAGCTTTCTTGAATAAGGTCTTAGATGACCCTAAACGTGCCAACTTGCAAAGCCGAGCAGTAGCATGGAGTAGTATGCGAAATAATGGCAAATTAAATGACGACGCTCCTGCTGCACTTATTCATGAAATTGAAACAGATTTAGCTGAGCACGGATTTTCTCTTTTACGAGCATCATTGGCTTGTAAAGAATTAGGTGGCAATTCTGAAATATTTAGAATTGGATTTGAAAGAGCTGGAAATTGCTTTGAAGCCTTAACATCAAATTCTGGTAATGAATTTATAGAAGGGGATTTTTATAGAATTATCGCCGCCTGTTGTTACCACATTGCAAGTTACTCTGCGATAGCATACTCGATTTTAAACCATCCCGACATCAATAATTTAACGGCCATCGAAAAAGCTCTCAGATTACTAATTTTGAGAGACATTAAAAACCTTAAGTTGTTTCTAGAAACTTATCTTAGCGAAAGTGGCGTAAATGACGAAAGGTTAGCAGAAGCTTTTCAAAGCGAGGAAACTGAACAAGACGTTTTAATTAGTTTAGTAATAAACGACTCAGGTTGTAGAGCCCTAGCATATTTTGAATTTGCACTTCAAACTGGCAATAATAATTTATTTGAACGTGCGAAGGAAATTTTAGCTGGCGCGATAAAACTAGCAACCAGCTCTAACAATATTTCGCATTATTGGGTATTAAGGTTGATTTCAAACCTCATAGATGATCTTTGGCTTTCCTCATTGCATAAAAATTTACCAGTAAATTTTCCAATCGCGGAAGAAAACAAATATGAGGAACTTCGGGAACTTTTCCTAGCTACATTATATAATAGAAATAATGCAGAAGTTGAACTCTGGCCTTCTCAACTAGAATCTGCAAAGAGAGCACAGGATTTAACTGATGATCTCGTCGTTGCACTTCCGACAAGTGCTGGGAAGACACGAATTGCCGAAATCACAAGTCTTATGACTTTATCTGTCGGTAGGCGCATTTTGATTGTAACACCACTAAGAGCATTATCCGCGCAAACTGAAAGATCATTTAGAGCAACATTTGGACCATTGGGATTCAGAGTCTCATCTTTGTATGGACCAAGCGGATCAGGTGGTGACGAAGATGCTCTTCGCACAAACGATATCATTATATCTACACCAGAAAAACTAGATTTCGCTTTAAGAAGTGATCCTACAATTATTGATGACGTGGGCTTGGTTGTTTTAGATGAAGGTCATTTAATAGGACCACAAGAGAGAGAAATACGATTTGAAATTTTGGTACAAAAATTACTCAAAAGGGCAGATTCTAAAGATCGTCGAATTGTTTGCTTGTCAGCAATTCTTCCACCCGGAAAACCATTAGAAGACTTAACATCATGGATTCGTAAAGACAAAGCGGGAACACCTATATTTTTTAAATGGAGACCAACCAGGCAAAGATTTGGTACAATCTCCTTTCTAAGTACTCATGCAAAATTGAATTTTAGTAAGGACGATAGTGAAGGTTTTGTAAGTCGCTTTATTGAGAAAGTGCCAAAAGAAGGAAATATAAAACTTCGATCTGGTAACATCAAAGATATAACATTGGCAAGCGCATGGAAATTTGCTCAGGAAGGAAAACGAGTTCTCGTTTTTGTAACGCAAGCGAATTGGGTTGAGCCATTTGGGCAAGCATCCCTGGAGCTAGTAGAAAAGGGATTTCTGCCTTCACTTGTTCCAAACCTTGCGGATATCAAACGTGCTTTACAAATCGGAGAAGAATGGCTTGGAGCAAATCATCCTGCGGTGCTCGCTTTAAAAATTGGTGTAGGTATTCATCATGGAAAATTGCCCAGCCCATTTTTAAGAGAACTTGAAATTCTTTTAGCGAAAGGAAAAATACTTGTAACCGTTGCGTCTCCAACTTTATCTCAAGGATTAAATATTAACGCAGCTATTCTACTCGTGCCATATCTTACAAGAGCAGGTGAAATAATATCAGGAGAAGAGTTTGCAAACGTCGCAGGGCGTGCAGGAAGAGCGTTCGTAGATGTAGAAGGTCTTGTTTTACACGTTATGAAAGATCAGCTACAAACTAGAAAGAATCAATGGTTTAAACTTGTAAGTGCCGCTCGGCATAGAAACCTGCAAAGTGGTATTCTTCAAGTAGTGCATAATATACTTATAGAATTGAGTAAAAAAGGTATTTTAAAGCAAGATGATGCATTCGAATACCTCGCAAATAATATTGATGCCTGGAAAGGACAATTGCCTGAACAAACAGAAGTCTCTGAGCTATCCCCAACAATTGAACATGATCTTGAAATGCTTGATGCAATGGTATTTGGTTTAATAGAATCTTTAGACGCAGATTCATCTGATCTTCCTACTCTTTTAAACACTGCATTGACAAGTTCCTTGTGGGAGCGCCAGATTGCAAATAAGAACTCTAAAATTATTGAACTTCATCGCAATATTCTTAAGGCGCGCGCCAACCTTATTTGGAGGAACACTACCCCTTCAAGTCGCAAGGGGCATTTCGCAATGGGCGTAGGTCTTGAAGCTGGATTAAAAATAGATGGCCTGGCTGAAGAACTAGTTGGAAATCTAGATGAAGCAGACGAAGCCGCTTTCAATGGTGATTTGGAGAGACTTGTTCAAAGCATTATAAATATCGCTCAATTAATTTTAAATATTGCTCCATTTAAATCCGATGAAGGATTGGTAATTGGTTGGGAAAAGCTGCTTCGCTCATGGCTTTCTGGTGCTTCGATTGAAGATATTGGTCCCGATAACATGAAATTCATCGAAGACGTTTTTGTATACAAGCTCGTTTGGGCAATTGAATCATTACGGGTCAGAAGAATTTCTATTGGATGGGAACCAGAATATTATTCAGGCATGGCTGCTTCTTGTGTTGAAACAGGAACTTTCCGATATCAAGTCGCTCTTCTTATAAGATCGGGACTTCCATCTCGCATTTGCGCAATGGCAGCAGTACAAGGGCACGATTCAACTTTTTCAGACAATAAAGAATTACGAGAATGGCTAAAATCGGATTATGTTGAAATGCTTACTGATACAGATCTATGGCCTACTCAAGAAACTTCTGATATTTGGAAAAAATTCAGAGAAGATTTTTTAAGAAAAGAACAAGGAAAACTAATAAAGAATGATTATACCCTTAAGAGCCAATCATTCCCTAATGTTACTGCTGGTTTGTATCGTTTCGAACAGAATGAAGAAGGCATATGCGAAATTAAAACTCCTGATTTCCATTCAATGGGAAAGCTGCATAGAAAAATTCAAAAAGGAAATTTAGGAATAGCCCATATAAAATTTTTTAGAAGATCAAATTTCCATCCAATTATATCGAGGATAGGAATTGGAAATATTACTTGGGAAAAATAA
- a CDS encoding DNA polymerase III subunit alpha — translation MYLNCKTYFSLRYGTFSTKELVKAAVDTGVTALALTNINCTCDAWDFVGHCQEARIKPIIGAEIRNEDDPLYILLATNNNGVQWVNRFLSEHLIQKKPFPEKTLELPFFNDAWDGFVIYPFGVKEAESLLPNEYIGILPSELNKLFNSQLRYPNSKLVIRQPVTFQDKRHFNAHRLLRAIDKNVLLSKLPKEAQCSEDEYFMPQDKLLDAFRQYPFIVTNTYKLIDACNIDIKFHTDKNKESFSATKEDDRVLLEKLALDGFQYRYGKSKVALERVKKELKIINELGFNAYFLIAWDIIRYAQSRGFYHVGRGSGANSIIAYCLQITDVDPIELDLYFERFLNPYRTSPPDFDIDFSWLDRDEVIDYVFKRYGKEHVALLGMYSTFKYRAIVRDLGKVFGLPKEEIDQLVDEGKAEDKIHQQIFRYGKLIEKFPNHLSIHPGGMLISEESIHRYATVFMPPKGFPTVQLDMFAAEDIGLYKLDILSQRGLGHIKEALGLIKANKGIDIDIHAFHSFKKDRLINEQIKNVNTIGCFYIESPAMRQLLKKLKCDDYITLVAASSIIRPGVASSGMMRAYIERYHNPENIDYIHPVMKELLQETFGVMVFQEDVIKVAHHFAGLDMGEADILRRAMSGKYRGNEEMMRIKQRFFANCKERQYPDEVTAEIWRQIESFGGYSFSKAHSASFAVESYQSLYLKTYYPKEFMVAVINNFGGFYSRELYFLELSKTGANLHPPCVNNSDYYTNIHGNDVYTGFVHVKSLQQEVVEKFLEERNRNGDYLHLQDFIERTNITKEQLNILVSVGAFHFSGKKKKQLLWEANFLQKKNVTHVSATPSMFQEQPFSFELPELSDDPLDDLFDELEILEFTLSNPFQLIDDNPNDYTKSKDLAANLGKTVTTIGYFIEQKVVPTVNRQTMSFTSFLDVDLDWIDTVHFPEAFRNHPVKGRGFYKITGKVVEDFGVFAIEVHKLYKLGYKKRKYANL, via the coding sequence ATGTATTTGAACTGCAAGACATATTTTAGTTTGCGATACGGCACTTTTTCAACCAAGGAACTTGTCAAAGCCGCTGTAGATACGGGCGTTACGGCGCTGGCTCTTACGAATATCAATTGCACCTGTGACGCCTGGGATTTTGTGGGGCACTGTCAGGAGGCGCGGATAAAGCCGATTATCGGCGCTGAAATCAGAAACGAAGACGATCCTTTATATATTTTGCTTGCAACGAATAACAACGGCGTTCAGTGGGTCAATCGCTTTTTGTCCGAACATCTTATTCAAAAAAAGCCCTTCCCTGAAAAGACGCTTGAACTTCCCTTTTTCAATGATGCATGGGATGGTTTTGTCATTTATCCGTTTGGCGTAAAGGAAGCTGAAAGCTTGCTGCCAAATGAGTATATCGGCATCCTGCCTTCGGAATTGAATAAACTCTTTAACTCTCAATTGCGCTATCCGAACAGCAAACTTGTGATACGCCAGCCCGTTACCTTTCAGGATAAAAGACATTTCAATGCACATCGGCTTTTAAGAGCGATTGATAAAAACGTTCTGCTGTCCAAGCTTCCGAAAGAAGCACAATGCAGCGAGGACGAATATTTCATGCCGCAGGACAAATTGCTGGATGCCTTTCGGCAATACCCCTTTATTGTTACAAATACTTATAAGCTGATTGATGCCTGCAACATCGATATAAAGTTTCACACGGACAAGAACAAGGAAAGTTTCAGCGCTACTAAAGAAGATGACCGCGTATTGCTTGAGAAGCTTGCCCTTGATGGCTTTCAGTACAGATACGGGAAAAGCAAAGTTGCGCTTGAACGTGTCAAGAAAGAACTGAAAATTATCAATGAACTTGGGTTCAATGCATATTTTCTGATTGCATGGGATATCATACGCTATGCACAATCCCGAGGCTTCTATCATGTCGGACGCGGCAGTGGTGCAAACTCTATCATTGCCTATTGCCTGCAAATAACCGACGTTGATCCAATTGAACTTGATTTATACTTTGAACGTTTTCTCAATCCCTACCGAACATCCCCACCCGACTTTGATATAGATTTCTCCTGGCTCGATCGGGATGAAGTCATCGACTATGTTTTTAAAAGATACGGCAAGGAACACGTTGCCTTGCTTGGCATGTATTCAACATTCAAATACCGCGCAATTGTGCGTGACCTTGGGAAAGTCTTCGGTTTACCAAAAGAAGAAATCGACCAGCTTGTCGATGAAGGGAAAGCCGAAGATAAAATCCATCAGCAGATTTTTCGCTACGGCAAGCTGATTGAGAAGTTCCCCAACCATCTTTCTATCCATCCCGGCGGCATGCTGATTTCAGAGGAAAGCATACATCGGTATGCAACCGTCTTTATGCCCCCCAAAGGCTTCCCGACGGTTCAGCTTGATATGTTCGCGGCTGAGGACATCGGCCTATATAAGCTCGATATATTGAGCCAGAGAGGCCTGGGACACATCAAAGAGGCCTTAGGGCTTATCAAGGCCAATAAAGGCATTGATATCGATATCCATGCCTTCCACAGCTTTAAAAAGGACAGGCTGATTAATGAACAGATTAAGAACGTTAATACCATTGGTTGCTTTTACATAGAATCACCCGCAATGCGGCAGCTTCTAAAAAAGCTGAAGTGTGATGACTACATTACCCTTGTCGCCGCCAGTTCCATCATTCGCCCAGGCGTTGCCAGCAGCGGCATGATGCGTGCTTATATCGAACGCTATCATAACCCTGAAAACATCGACTATATCCATCCGGTCATGAAGGAGCTACTGCAAGAAACTTTTGGCGTGATGGTGTTTCAGGAAGATGTAATAAAAGTAGCGCATCATTTCGCAGGGCTTGATATGGGCGAAGCGGATATTCTTCGACGTGCCATGAGTGGCAAGTACCGTGGCAATGAAGAAATGATGCGGATCAAGCAAAGATTTTTTGCGAACTGCAAAGAACGTCAATATCCCGATGAAGTCACCGCTGAAATCTGGCGGCAGATAGAAAGCTTTGGCGGCTATAGTTTTTCAAAGGCGCATTCAGCTTCCTTTGCCGTAGAGAGTTATCAAAGTCTTTATTTAAAGACATATTATCCAAAAGAATTCATGGTCGCCGTGATTAATAACTTCGGCGGCTTCTATAGCCGTGAACTTTATTTTCTGGAACTGAGCAAGACAGGTGCAAACCTGCATCCCCCTTGTGTGAATAATAGTGATTACTATACCAATATTCATGGCAATGATGTTTATACCGGATTTGTGCATGTAAAATCATTGCAGCAGGAGGTCGTTGAAAAATTTCTTGAAGAAAGAAATCGTAATGGTGATTATTTGCACTTACAAGATTTTATAGAACGCACCAACATTACTAAAGAGCAATTGAATATTCTTGTCAGCGTCGGCGCTTTTCATTTTTCAGGGAAGAAGAAAAAACAACTTCTTTGGGAAGCCAATTTTCTACAAAAGAAAAATGTAACGCATGTTTCTGCAACGCCTTCAATGTTTCAGGAACAACCATTTTCTTTTGAGTTACCCGAACTTTCCGACGATCCGCTCGATGATCTGTTTGATGAACTTGAAATACTTGAATTTACGTTAAGCAATCCTTTTCAACTCATCGATGATAACCCGAACGATTACACGAAATCAAAAGACCTGGCTGCAAACCTTGGTAAAACTGTAACGACGATTGGATATTTTATTGAACAAAAAGTCGTGCCGACAGTGAACAGACAAACAATGAGTTTCACAAGTTTTCTGGATGTTGATCTTGACTGGATTGATACGGTGCATTTCCCCGAAGCATTTAGAAATCATCCTGTTAAAGGAAGAGGTTTTTATAAAATAACGGGCAAGGTTGTCGAAGACTTTGGCGTCTTTGCCATCGAAGTACACAAACTTTACAAACTCGGATATAAGAAACGCAAATACGCAAATCTATAA
- a CDS encoding alpha-ketoglutarate-dependent dioxygenase AlkB family protein translates to MLTLFDDFQVFDDGKKRNVHFDIPDAELTLRQQFFNKAESDNYYDVLLNNTKWSQNKRVMYDKIVNDPRLTAWFGKKGFGWTVELLAIKDKVEVACGFRFDSVLLNYYRDGNDSVSWHSDKKSKSGVNHPIASVSFGETRPFWIRHKYKKDLKPMSIPLTHGSFLLMAGEMQDFWEHHIPKTSKIIAPRLNLTFRTTE, encoded by the coding sequence ATGTTGACACTTTTTGATGATTTTCAGGTATTTGATGATGGCAAAAAAAGGAATGTACATTTTGACATTCCTGATGCCGAACTCACATTGCGCCAGCAATTTTTTAATAAAGCTGAATCGGATAATTACTATGATGTTCTGTTGAACAATACAAAATGGTCACAGAATAAGCGTGTGATGTATGATAAAATCGTTAATGATCCGCGATTAACAGCATGGTTTGGAAAGAAGGGTTTTGGTTGGACAGTTGAGTTATTGGCGATAAAAGATAAAGTTGAAGTAGCCTGCGGTTTCAGGTTTGATAGTGTTCTTCTTAATTATTACAGGGACGGAAATGATTCAGTGAGTTGGCATAGTGATAAAAAGTCAAAGTCTGGAGTAAATCATCCAATCGCATCTGTCAGTTTTGGTGAAACCCGCCCGTTTTGGATAAGGCATAAATATAAAAAGGACTTAAAACCAATGTCTATTCCGCTGACACATGGTTCATTTTTATTGATGGCGGGTGAGATGCAGGATTTTTGGGAACACCATATTCCAAAGACCAGTAAAATTATTGCACCCCGGCTTAATTTAACGTTTAGAACAACTGAATAA
- a CDS encoding DUF6998 domain-containing protein, translating into MISTKEYITTAKKILAEVRPLAVEYYNKTGRPIGITGEVAEYEAIRLLGYEVAPARQEGYDAIKKTGGKEFKIQIKGRSANEKSRSQKLGRISLKKEWDLVDFVWLDSEYNPVKIYQASREKIEAALTAPGSKSRNEKGQLNVSQFKKIAKVIWERN; encoded by the coding sequence ATGATATCAACAAAAGAATATATAACGACTGCTAAAAAAATCTTAGCCGAAGTTAGACCATTAGCGGTGGAATATTATAATAAAACTGGAAGACCAATTGGCATCACTGGCGAAGTTGCTGAATACGAAGCCATCCGATTACTCGGTTATGAAGTAGCTCCAGCAAGACAAGAAGGATACGATGCAATAAAAAAAACGGGAGGAAAAGAATTTAAGATACAGATCAAGGGGCGTAGCGCAAATGAAAAATCTAGAAGTCAAAAACTTGGAAGGATAAGCTTAAAAAAAGAATGGGACTTGGTAGACTTTGTTTGGTTGGATAGTGAATATAATCCCGTAAAAATATATCAAGCAAGCAGAGAGAAAATAGAAGCAGCTTTAACAGCACCAGGTTCAAAATCAAGAAATGAAAAAGGACAACTAAATGTTAGCCAGTTTAAAAAAATAGCGAAGGTTATTTGGGAAAGAAATTAA
- a CDS encoding SOS response-associated peptidase: MCYYNGQKVTRAEYIRLKNLEKLVANYDFLNRDLDIGFDYGLNAVLKPIEGKEDFDIVQMEWGFIPHYVPNREELLKMRKGGVNPKTGKFDPPILTLNAIGEEMFQKVSYKKSAYERRCLVLSSGFYEWRHIYPKNKRTGAPLKTAVKYPYHIYLPGKEYFFMAGIWTPWTDKNTGEHVESFAIVTTKANKLMEQVHNSKKRMPTILNEDLAYEWLFGKLDEKRISEIAATQYPSEEMAAHPIAKDFITALEPMAQCEYEDLPPIEGF, translated from the coding sequence ATGTGCTATTATAACGGACAAAAGGTAACACGCGCGGAATACATACGCCTTAAAAATCTTGAAAAGCTGGTGGCGAACTATGATTTCCTGAACAGGGATTTGGATATTGGTTTTGACTATGGACTGAATGCCGTTTTAAAACCGATTGAAGGCAAGGAAGATTTCGACATCGTTCAAATGGAATGGGGATTTATTCCTCACTATGTTCCTAATAGGGAAGAACTTCTCAAAATGCGCAAAGGTGGCGTTAATCCGAAGACAGGAAAGTTTGACCCGCCCATTCTCACGCTTAATGCGATCGGTGAAGAGATGTTTCAGAAAGTATCTTATAAAAAATCTGCTTACGAACGAAGGTGTCTTGTATTGTCGTCCGGCTTTTACGAATGGCGACATATTTATCCAAAGAATAAACGGACAGGCGCGCCGCTTAAAACGGCTGTAAAATATCCTTATCATATATACTTGCCTGGCAAAGAATATTTTTTCATGGCAGGTATCTGGACGCCTTGGACGGATAAGAATACAGGGGAACATGTAGAAAGCTTCGCGATCGTGACGACGAAAGCAAACAAACTCATGGAACAAGTCCATAACAGCAAAAAACGGATGCCGACAATATTAAATGAAGACCTTGCTTATGAATGGCTGTTTGGCAAGCTGGATGAAAAAAGAATTTCGGAGATAGCTGCGACACAATATCCATCAGAAGAAATGGCAGCACATCCAATTGCAAAAGATTTTATCACTGCGCTAGAGCCTATGGCACAATGTGAATATGAAGACTTGCCTCCAATTGAAGGCTTTTAA
- the dinB gene encoding DNA polymerase IV has protein sequence MLLAADRHITHIDLDTFFVSVECLRNPKLIGKPVLIGGSGDRGVVASCSYEARKFGIHSAMPMKIARRLCPHAIIVRGDMESYSKYSHLVTDIVSDTVPLFEKSSIDEFYIDLTGMDKFFGCKIFSDDLKKKIKKESGLPTSYALASNKLISKVATNEVKPNGQIEIPYGNEKSFLAPLSVAKIPGVGKQTAFLLLKMGVETVKILSEIPIEMMQNLLGKNGTDLWRKANGIDETPVIPYHEQKSISTENTFQQDTIDINFLNSELVRMTEKVGFELRSQNRLTGCITVKLRYSNFETFTKQLTIPYTNSDHVLLKTAKELFAKLYERRMLIRLIGIRFTNLIPGNYQINLFDDTQEAVKLYQAIDSIKKQYGEKFLMRAVGI, from the coding sequence ATGCTTCTTGCAGCAGACAGGCATATTACACATATCGATCTTGATACATTTTTTGTATCGGTGGAATGTTTGCGAAATCCCAAACTTATTGGTAAGCCTGTTCTCATAGGCGGCAGCGGTGACAGAGGTGTTGTCGCATCATGCAGCTATGAAGCCCGAAAATTCGGCATTCATAGCGCCATGCCAATGAAGATTGCACGGCGCCTTTGTCCGCATGCAATTATTGTACGGGGTGACATGGAATCTTATAGCAAGTACTCACATCTTGTGACGGATATTGTCAGCGATACCGTTCCTCTCTTTGAGAAATCATCAATTGATGAATTCTATATCGACCTCACAGGGATGGATAAGTTTTTTGGCTGTAAAATCTTTAGCGATGATCTTAAAAAGAAGATAAAAAAAGAAAGTGGGTTGCCAACTTCCTATGCCCTTGCCAGCAATAAACTTATAAGCAAAGTCGCCACCAATGAAGTAAAGCCGAACGGACAAATCGAAATTCCTTACGGTAATGAGAAGTCTTTTCTTGCGCCTTTAAGCGTCGCGAAGATTCCCGGTGTCGGAAAACAAACGGCTTTTCTGCTTTTAAAAATGGGCGTTGAAACCGTTAAAATCTTGAGCGAAATTCCCATCGAAATGATGCAGAATTTGCTTGGTAAAAACGGCACAGATCTTTGGCGAAAAGCGAACGGCATTGATGAAACGCCCGTTATTCCTTATCACGAACAAAAATCTATTTCTACCGAGAATACTTTTCAGCAGGATACCATCGACATCAATTTTTTAAACAGTGAGCTTGTACGCATGACAGAGAAAGTAGGCTTTGAGCTTCGCTCTCAAAATCGCTTGACTGGTTGTATAACGGTTAAGCTCAGGTATTCCAATTTTGAAACTTTTACAAAGCAACTCACTATACCTTATACGAATTCCGATCATGTTCTTTTAAAGACCGCGAAGGAATTGTTTGCGAAACTCTACGAGCGCAGAATGTTGATCCGGTTGATAGGCATTCGCTTTACGAATTTAATACCAGGGAACTATCAGATTAATTTGTTCGATGATACGCAGGAAGCCGTAAAACTTTATCAGGCCATCGATAGTATTAAAAAGCAGTATGGAGAAAAATTTCTGATGCGTGCGGTGGGTATCTGA
- a CDS encoding zeta toxin family protein: MAGPDLNYLLKSILESGDDTKHFYFQRNLLYREWREELHDEIVRSQLTGSFSRERKVFMLGGAPANAKSSFSKSKYCNYPQTALRIDPDIIKTKLPEYDLMITQHMPEAAMIVHEESSDLAKRIRREAIKNEIDILLDGVADGSLELRRDVWKEFDDNGYYIRMDYVTLETEKSLEIAVIRGEETGRFVAPEFIKSMNKEIAILVPQLIENELFNEFYLWDTNIKDNPRLILEQKGRNLQIHEPNLYENFKNKRL, translated from the coding sequence ATGGCTGGCCCAGATTTAAACTATCTCCTCAAAAGCATTCTTGAGTCAGGAGATGATACCAAACACTTCTACTTTCAACGTAATCTTCTTTATAGAGAATGGAGAGAAGAACTGCACGATGAAATTGTTCGTTCACAACTAACTGGTTCCTTTAGTAGAGAACGTAAAGTATTTATGCTTGGCGGTGCACCTGCAAATGCCAAATCTTCATTCTCAAAAAGCAAATACTGTAACTATCCACAAACGGCCTTAAGAATTGATCCTGATATCATAAAAACAAAGTTGCCAGAATATGATTTAATGATAACTCAACATATGCCGGAAGCAGCAATGATAGTACACGAAGAAAGCTCAGACCTTGCAAAAAGAATTAGAAGAGAAGCTATTAAAAATGAAATAGATATTCTCCTTGATGGCGTTGCAGACGGAAGTCTTGAATTGAGAAGAGATGTTTGGAAAGAATTTGATGACAACGGCTATTATATAAGAATGGATTATGTGACGCTAGAAACTGAAAAAAGTCTCGAAATTGCGGTAATTAGAGGAGAAGAAACGGGAAGGTTCGTGGCTCCTGAATTCATTAAAAGTATGAATAAAGAGATAGCAATTCTAGTTCCTCAACTAATTGAAAACGAACTCTTTAATGAATTTTATCTTTGGGATACAAACATTAAAGATAATCCACGCTTGATTCTTGAGCAAAAAGGTCGTAACTTACAGATACATGAGCCAAATTTATACGAAAATTTTAAAAACAAACGGTTATGA